The sequence below is a genomic window from Physeter macrocephalus isolate SW-GA chromosome 19, ASM283717v5, whole genome shotgun sequence.
aagaaataaaaggaatataacttggaaaagaagaagtaaaactgtcagttgcaaatgacatgatactatacagggaaaatcctaaagatgccaccagaaaactactagagctaatcaatgaatttggtaatgttgtaggatacgaaattaatactcagaaatctctttcattcttaTATACTAACAACTaaagggcagaaagagaaattaaggaaacaatcccattcaccattgcaacaaaaagaataaaatacctaggaataaacctacctaaggaggcaaaagacctgtactcagaaaactataaaacactgatgaaagaaatcaaagatgacataaaaagatggagcgatataccatgttcttggattggaagaaacgatattgtgaaaatgactatactacccaaagcaatctatagattcaatgaaatctctatcaaattaccaatggcatttttcacagaactagaacaaaaaattttacaatttgtatggaaacacaaaagaccccgaatatccaaagcaatcctgagaaagaaagacagagctggaggaatcaggctccctgacttcagactatactacaaagctacagtaatcaagacagtatggtactggcataaaaacagaaatatagatcaatggaacaggatagaaagcccagagataaacccatgcacatatggtcacctaatctatgaccaaggatgcaagaatatacaatggagaaaagacagcctcttcaataagtcgtgctgggaaaactggacaactccatgtaaaagaatgaaattagaacactccctaacaccatacacaaaaataaactcaaaatggattaaagacctaaatgtaagaccagacactataaaactcttagaggaaaacataggcagaacactcattgacataaaccacagcaacatcttttttgacccaccttctagagtaatgaaaattaaaacaaaaataaacaaatgggacccaatgaaacttaaaagcttttgcacagcaaaggagaccataaagaagatgaaaagacaaccctcagaatgggaggaaatatttgcaaatgaagcaactgacaaaggattaacacagcaaacattattctcaatggtgaaaaactgaaagcatttcctccaagatcaggaacaagacaagggtgtccactctcaccactactattcaatgtagttttggaagtcctagccacgacaatcagagaagaaaaagaaataaaaggaatataactTGGAAAAGAAACGGCTTAGTatcaagaaagcaaacaacccaatcaaaaaatgggcagaagacctaaaaagacatttctccaacaaacacatgaaaagatgctcaacatcactaattattagagaaatgcaaatcaaaactacaatgaggtaacacctcacactggtcagaatggctatcatcaaaaaacctacaaacagtaaatgctggagaggttgtggagaaaagggaaccctcatacactgttggtgggaatgtaaattgatacagccactatggaaaacagtatggaggttccttaaacaactaaaaatagaactaccatatgatcccactactggacatatacccagagaaaaccataattcaaaaaaacacatgcaccccaatgctcatagcagcactatttacaatagccaggacatggaagcaacctaaatgtccatcgaccaaggaatggataaagaagatgtggtacatatatacaatggaatattactcagccataaaaaggaatgaaattgggtcatttgtagagacgtggatggacttggagagtgtcatacagagtgaagtaagtcagaaagagaaaagcaaatatcgtataataacgtgtatatgtggaatctagaaaaatggtatagatgatcttagttgcaaagcagaaatagagagacagacttagaggacaaatgtatggctatcaagggggaaaggggtgaggtgggaggaactgggagactaggattgacacatatacattattgatactatgtataaaacggacaactgatgggaacatgctgtatagcacagggaactcacgtagtgcactgtggtaacctaaatggaagggaagtccaaaagggaggggatatctgtatgtgtatggctgattcctTTTGTTGTGcggtggaggctaacacaacattgtaaggcaactatactccaataaaaattaattttaaaaaatttatcaagtGAACAGTGAAATTGAGTTtatataagtaataataattttagagCAAATAAATACAATTTGTTCATGAAATGCAGTGCAGCGAAGTTCTGTTGTACCTGCCAAAGAGATGGATCACAGACTGGGACAGGGGCCTCATTCCCTAGAATGTAACGTCTTCTCTCCATAAACTTTCTTCACTGGCTTTACAACTTTGAGAGGCTCATGGTTATCCTGTTCTCCAAATGCACTTCAAATAAGGTTATGGCATGGAAAACACCATGAGGGTGAAACAGAGGTGGAACACGGGAGTGCTCCAGTGATGGAAGCAGCCCTTGAGCTGCTGGACTGAAGGGTCCTCAGAatacccccacccccctgctctCCTTTAGTCTTCAAATCAACACGTTTGGGGTTTGTCCCGTGATGTATACCTCAAATTTGTTCCATATGATAATCTCTGCTTTGAAATTGTCAAAAAAAGCTCAATGAGCCTGTCTGCCTAAAACCACCATGTTAAATATCACTTCTGTATTGCTCAGCTCggtctgccataacaaaataccacagaccgggtgggtaaacaacagagatttattttctcacagtcctggaggctggaagtccaaggtcaaggtatcgggtttggtttcttctgaggccactctccttggcttgtaggtggccaccttctggctgtgtcctcacatgggatTTCTTTTCTGTAcctgcatccctggtgtctctgtgCATTCCAATTTCCTCTtattataaggataccagtcatgggaattccctgccggtccagtggttaggactcggcgctttcactgccagggtccgggttccatccctggttccCGCAAGgcatgcggcacggccaaaaataataataataataaggataccagtcaaattagattaaggcccaccctaacagcctcattttaacttaatcacctctttaaaggtcctatctccaaatgcagtcacatgcTGGGGTCCTAGGGGTtgaggcttcaacatatgaatttgagagaAACACGATTCAGCCTGTAACAATTTCTTATAGCATATTTTGTTAGTGGGTTTGGGGGCAGAAATGTCAGTGTACCCAAAGAAAGGTTGTGTAACAAATGGTATAACTTTTCATGAGTCATGATGGTTAAAAAGTCATTAACAGGATAGTTGTTATCAGATGCAGGTCTGTGTATATATCTTTAGTGGAACATGCATAGAATATGTTCACAAAATGGTAATGGCTACTTCAAGAAAACATACTGGTTGTCTGGGGACAGTCAGGAGGATTCACTGTATACTCTATCATTTTAATTCTGTTCCCTACACATGTACTAACGCATATTCTAAAGAgggaataaaatacttattttaagtCAAGGGTTGACTTAAATCCTATATAATCACAGGGACCATATCTGTCATATTCTCTGCTAGTATCCCCAAGCCCCATCACAGAGCCTGGTGCATAGGAGGGCTTCAGTACGggtattgaaaaaaatgaataaatggattccTTCTAATGTTTGGACACAGGGACCCTGGCCAGCGGCCCCAGTGACCCTCTTtgtctttcccctttggtttgCAGGCGGCAGCAGAGACCCCCAGGAGGGAACAAGCCTCAACAGCACGGTGACCACCCACCGGGCAGTGCCAAACACAACAGGGACCACCAGAAATCCTACCAGGGGGGCTCAGTGCCCCACCCCTCAGGGAGGTCCACCCATCACGGCTACAGCCAGAACCGGCGCTGGCACCACAGCAACATGAAGCATCCACCAGGCGACAAGGGGGAGGCAGGCGCCCACCGCAATGCCAAAGAGACCGTGACCATGGAGAGCCCCAAACTCGAGGACGCCCTGGGGGATGCCGGGCACAGCGGCCTCGAGCCCCCCTGCAGCCCTGATGCCCTGGCCCCGGTGGCTTCCGAGAGGCTGCCCCTGCTGCAGCCAGGGGGTCCAGAGGCTGAGACAAAGCGTAAAGACAGTATTATTCCCGAGCGCAGCGGGGAGCGGCCCAAAATTACCCTGCTCCAGTCTTCCAAAGACAGGCTGCGGCGAAGGCTGAAAGAAAAGGTACCGGTAATTgaattttccttgttctcttgCACCTGGGAGGACAGCGCGAGGTAGGCATCTTGGTAGGTGGGCTCGGGTTTGCGGACCTGGGGAGCCTCGTGGAGGGAGGCTCGTGTGGCCCCAGCACACCTGGTCCACGCTGCCTGAGGGATCCCCGGCCACCAGACGGCAGGCCCATGGCCAGCTCTGCACGTGAACCCCCTCTATCACATTCCACCCTCCAAGAGTCCCGGGTGAACGCTCGGTACCAGCCCCCAGcctgagaagggaggggaggaagaggcatGTGCCTCCAGGTGATgggaggtgggcagagaaggCCTGGTTCTTCCCTCCAGCATTATCTGGTGGCAGATACTGCCCTGTTAGTGCTAAAGGGCATCTAGGGAAAACACAGAGCCTATAACATAAGAATGCTTCTCCTGAAGGCGAGTACCAGGCTGTGCTCCCTGCCAGGGGAGAGCAAAGGTGAGTTGGGCAGAGTGCAGCAGACTGGCCTCAGCCTTGCCACTCCCCGCCTTCACCAACCAGCAGTAGGGAGGGGGCTAAGggacaaaatttaaggaggcccTCACTCTCAGCATCACGCAGATGCCCATCCTGCACTGGCACAGCCCTGAGAAGGAgggcctccttaaattttgctcCCCAGGAGCCTCACATTCCTCACCCTACTCCTGGCCCTGGTCTCTAGAGCCTAGTTCACAAATTCAGGTAGAGATGCCCGAAGCCTCCAGAGAAGGGCTGGAGCTCTGTCCCTGGCAGCGTTAAGTCCACTCTGCACACCCTAGCTCCCCGTCCTCAGCCAAGGGTGCCGGTAAGGTCACCTCGGCAAGGAGCTGTTCCCAAGAAAGGCCAACTTGCCCCCAGCTTTCCTCCACGGAGTCCTCCTTTTGGGGCTTCTGCAGAGCTCGAAGTTCCGGGCTTCTCCCTGGCATCTCTCTactgccttctctcctccaccTTTCACCTCCGAGGCCAGGTCCACACTCAGGCAGGACAAGGCAGGTCAGACCTTTTCCCTGATCAGTTCTCGAAGGTGACATGCTGCTGCTGGCATCCTTACAGCCCCGGGCCCCCACCCACTGCCCCCTGTGGGGCGGGCGGCTGTGAGGGCCTGGAGGAAAAGCCTCACTCGTTCCCTTACGTCCCAAAGATAAGAGCCTGGGAGAGCTTCCCAAGTGATGGCCAGTGTGTGGTCTTTGCCTGAAGAGCTTCTGGAACAGATTGCTGCAGTCCAGCCAGCGAGAGAGGATTGTTAATTCTCTCCAGCTCTACTGAATGTAACCGCAGTGCCACAGAGAGGAAACAACATGGGCTTTAGAGTCCAGCAAACCAGCTCAGTCTTTACTCTGCCTTTGACTGGCTAgggggccttgggcaagtcacctaacctctctgggcaCACCCCCCCCccagtttacccatctgtaaaatgggtataatactATCCACCTTGCAGACAGACTGCAGATGAAATGCCATAAGCTGTGTGAAGACCCTCAAGGGGTTATTCTATACATACCGACCACTATTCCTGCCCTGAGGCCcacagggttggggtggggaaggaagggagagatagAACAGGTAAGGTAGATCCGTAGCGCCCGTATTTCAGCTTCAAGAACTGCCCTCCAGTGAGGCCTCCTGGACTCCTGGACCAGGAGGAATGGGCTTAAGCAATAGCATGGCTAAGGGAAAGCTATAGACCATCTAACCTAACCTCCTCATGTTACcagggaggaaaatgaggcccagagagtgaaACCACTTCCCAGAGCCATCCAGCTAGAGACAGAGAGCAGGTTCTAGGACCTGGGTCTGAGCCTCCCAGCCCTGGATTCTTCTGTTGATGCCGGAAGGgcaaacatggggcttccctttATGTCCCTGAGCCTGCCCTTTAACCCTGGTCTCACATCCCAGCAATTAAGTCAGTCCTTTTCCTGGCCGCCAATCTATACTTCTGAGACATCAAATGCCATTTTCTTCCTCCCCCAGCGCAGGTCTGGTCCCAGTTGTAGTGAAACCACTTAAGGGTGTAGGGTTTTTTATCTGAAGTTTCCCTCCTCAAAGTGCCAGTCGTTTTCGTGGCACATTGAAGGATTCCTTGGTGTGCAGTGCTTGTTGTAAAAAGCCAGCACAGTCTCCATAGGACACAATGCCAAGGCCGTGTCACAGGGACCCCCACACCCAGAGAACATGACGGTCCTCGGGCTGAAGGAGCCGAGGTCTGGAGGACAAGGTAGCCACTCCATGGGCACCTTTAACCAACAGAGCAGGCATTTTGGATGCTACCTCCTTCCTGACCTAGTCTTCCTACCCTCGTTTTCTCTTGGCCCAATTTCTtatctgttattttatttcatcttttataagCCCCattaaatcatttctagattgAGATATTTAATGTATATGAGGCAAAGCCATTGTGTATGAGAATCCTGGGTAAGAGCTGTAGCTCACGAGAAGGATCCACCCAGGGTGTCATAGGGGCCAAGAAAAGGGTCAGCAGAGAGCCCGGGGCCCCAGGGTCCATGGGGAAGGTCAGCATTCCCAGAGGCATCAGACCTCAGGTTCTGGAAGGTGGGGTGGGTCCTTTCTGAGGATGGCAGCCCCCCCCTCCACTGGCCACCCCTCCGCAGAAAGCTGGGCTCCTCTCAGGCGCGACTCGGTTTGTCCCCCGCACCCCCAGGATGAAGTGGCCGTGGAGACCACCAACCCTCAGCAGAACAAGATGGACAAGTTGATTGAGATCCTGAATAGCATGAGGAACAACAGCAGCGACGTGGACGCCAAGCTCACCACCTTCATGGAGGAGGCCCAGAACTCGACCAACTCCGAGGAGATGCTGGGAGAGATCGTCCGCACCATCTACCAGAAGGCCGTGTCCGACCGCAGCTTTGCTTTCACGGCCGCCAAGCTCTGCGACAAGATGGCGCTCTTCATGGTGGAGGGGACCAAGTTCCGGAGCCTGCTCCTCAACATGCTTCAGGTAACGGGCGCCGACAgctgcacctccctccccacccgccGGTGGCTTATTACTAGAGAGAAGGCTGCAGATTCTGACCACAGTTGAACTTTTCCCAAGTTCCACCCTTGCCCGATtagttacagaaaataaaaaggcactcAAGGGGCAAGGGATGAGTGGCCGGATTTGCGTGTGTTTGCGTGAGGGCTCCATGGTTACGATGGACCAATATAATTTTGTAGGTGCTTCATGTTTAACCAGCCTTTCCCTCTTTCTATTTCCATGATAAGGGGGCTGGGTCTTGTCTTACCAGGCTCTGTGCTTTGACCTCTCCACGTCCCAGCAGACATACACTTACTGTGGACttatcttttcctcctcttcctcctccccggGACCACCCTCCAGACCCTGCAGGTGGTGCACTGGTTGTAGTTGGTGCTGAGATGGGTCTGAGCAAAAGGCATAAGGGCCTTGAGGAGGGAAGCTTTGATCTGTCTGCCAATGCGCCTGGGCTTCTTGAAAACACCTTTAGGGCCGAGGGGAAGCGGGGAGATCAAAGACCGTCTTGCTCCTTGGTGCTATCCCACTAAATCCCTCCACCCCAGAGGACTTAATCCTGCCCCTCTTTATTCCTTCCTCCGTGGGTGCCGGCGTCCAGCGATGGTTTTACTGGGGTGTGTGATGGGCATGGGCATGGGGGCTTAGGCTGAGCCCAGCACTGTTTGATCTCATAGGTGGAGAGCTGAAGGCCTATACCTGCTCTTTCGTCATGGGCGGTAGCAAGTGAACTGGTCCCAGAACTGGTGGCATCAGGGAGAGGTAGCAGGTGGCACAGCATGGTGGCCATGCCGGGCCCAGGAACTATTCCTTGGAGACTTGGCTGTGGAAAATCATCTGTAATCATGCTTTGTACCTTAGGCTAGTTGAGATATGAAATGAGTTTCAGTCCAGGGTGAAACAGTAGCTTAGAAGTTCTGAAGGTAGGATTACAGAGCTGGAAGAAACCACCTGCAGGTCTGTCTTAACGAGGGTGACCATATAATAGGTCATCCAAACCATGACACTTTTGAGAATCGGGGCTCTGGTCATAGTCAGGCCGAGACCCCAGGTGTTAACCAGGATATGTGGTCACCCTGGTCTTAGCCACCTGGTTCGCagtcttccctctcttccctgagAACAGGGTGGGAGGAGCCCCCTCCGAAGGCTGCCCATGGGCTCCATCCCCACCGTCCTCTCCTCTTCCCAGGGAGACTGCTCACTGCAACCCGAGCCTCGCTGGCCAGCCTGGGCTGCTTCTGTCCAGCTCCAGGCACCGATCGGGTTCCCATTCCTGGATCGCCCACGCTCCCCAGTGATGAATTCCCTCATTACCTGAGGGATTTGCACATCGGGCATGTTCCCCGCTCGCCGGAATGTCCTGGGAGTGCGCGGAGGGTGACAGTGGGGGGCAGCCTGTCTGCCACGTACAGCCAGGCGCGGGGGAGTCAGGGACAGATTGGCCTTTGGCCTTGGCTTTTATCAAGAGAAGGGCCAGGATAGGGCAAGACTTCTAGACAATAGTTGCCGGCTCCAAATAACCTAACCAGAGCCAGTGGTGGATAGACACGCAGGGCGTGAGACGAGATGCACCCAGGCGGGAAGGGCAGCTGGCAGCAGGGGCCACCCAGGATCCTGCCCCGGTCAGGCTTCTCTTCCAATGACCCGTGGTTAGAGCGGCCTTGCCCACGGTGTCCAGCAGAGCATCAATCCTGGGAAAGGCTCAGCCACAAACGGAGCTTCGTGGCCCCTACACCCGCCTCTCCGTCAGCCACAGAGTGGACTGGCTTAGGCCAGCAGGAAGGGAACCTGTTTGGCTACATCCAGCTCAGTGAAGTCCCCTTTGCATTCCCCAGCTAATGACTTCTTGTGGAATTAGTGTGCTGAGAGACACAGTTTGGCAAACACTAGCGCAGGGAAAGAGCACTAAACCGAAAGTCAGGAAGCAGGGCTTCTCGGCCTGATTCAGCCATGGTCACCCGGAGCTTGGCCTCTGCAGCTCCTGCTGGGAAAGGGATTGGCTGCTCCACACTGGTCAGTGGACCTTATGATTTTGCGCTGCTAAAGACGAGTCGGGGGCCTCAGGGAGGGCGTGAGTGGCCCCACGTGAgctgcttcctttctccctctctcctggccCTGTTAGTGACATGAAACAGTCCTGGGTCCCTCTCATCCTCAGAAACTTGCTTACCCCATATTGGGGCTCAGCGATAGGTCTGTCGTGTGTGACAGGCTTTGGGGGCCAGCCCACGAGACCCAGTCCTGCTAGTGTCACTTGTCTCTGGGGCAGAGGGGTACTCTCACTCCCAATCTGCCGCTTGCCTGGGTGGAGCATTTGTGGGTCAGATATTTAGAAATCGAAATGTGCCCTAGACCCTACCACCCCCTTCATCTCCTGCAGCCCCAGCTTAAGTGTAAGAGGGAGAGGGCTGGAGCTGGACACTCAGGCTTCCTGGGTCACTGTTCAAAGCCCTTTGGCTCCCGTGGAAGGTGGGCTGAATGTGCTGGCGTGAGGCGGCCCCTAAGCTCCTAGCAGACCCCCGGTTACAAGGCCTGGAGGAAGCCAGCACCGCGTGTCTGCCGGGACTTCCTCTGCAGCTGAGGAGGTGGCGGGTTGGAGTAGGCTTTCTAGGCAGCATAATACATGGCCACTCACCACCCCAGCCCCACAAGGCTCAAGAAAAGAGAGCAGTGGGCATAGCTCATTAAACCCCACTTTCCCTGTGACCCACAGGGGTGTCGTTTTTCACCTGCTTTCATTTTCTGGCCAACCTGATTTGTATCCCTTCCCTGGCCAGcagtcctgggcctggccccCAGCACTTTCCCCATGCTTTCTCCCTCTGAGGTTCACGCTCAGCTGCATGCACTCAAGGCCCACTGCCTCTGGATCCCCAGCCAGCCCCTGGTTCAGGTCGGCGGCCTCTGAGATGCCCCTCACGTGGCCAGTTTTCGTCTCTGCCTCCACGTACAAGCTCTGAGACCCGGCTTAGTGATTCTGGCTGCAAAGCGGACAGGGTGTGAAGCGCCCTATGAACACAGCTCCCAGCAGCTGTCTTTGGATGTTGCCCTCCTCGGCCCGACCGCCTTCACTGCCTGGGCTTTGGCAGCACGGCAGGAGAGGGGCAGGCTCTGATGTAGTGGACACTCTTTGGCACAGTGTGGCGCTGCCTGCCAAGCTGCTGGGATGCCGCCCCCATGGAGAGGCAAGTGGGCCCCGGGGGAAGTCAAAAGACCTTTCACCCTTTCCAGCCAGACTCAGCGTTGTCATCTCAAGAAGTCCAAAAGCACTACCCTCATGAGCACGGGCAATGCCAGAGACGTCGGGGTCCCAGGGGACCCCTGTCACCAATCCACAGCTCAAAAATCATCCTCAGTTTTTACATCTAAACGGAGTCTTTTTGCCTTAGATGTGGTCATTTTCTTAGTAACGTTCTTGTAAGTAAAATTCTACTTATTAAACGGATATTTCTCGGATGTCTGTTATGTGCCAAGCGTGCAGTCTTCAttagatcagtgcttctcaaacttgaatgtgtGTTTGAATCACATGGGATTTTACTTAAATAGAGGTTCTGATTCAAGA
It includes:
- the CTIF gene encoding CBP80/20-dependent translation initiation factor isoform X4, yielding MENSSAASASSEAGSSRSQEIEELERFIDSYVLEYQVQGLLADKTEGDGESEKTQSHISQWTADCSYSFPRGRAPLQQNGSKDTSLDMLGTDIWAANTFDSFSGATWDLQPEKLDFTQFHRKLRHTPKQPLPHIDREGCGKGKLEDGDGINLNDIEKVLPAWQGYHPMPHEVEIAHTKKLFRRRRNDRRRQQRPPGGNKPQQHGDHPPGSAKHNRDHQKSYQGGSVPHPSGRSTHHGYSQNRRWHHSNMKHPPGDKGEAGAHRNAKETVTMESPKLEDALGDAGHSGLEPPCSPDALAPVASERLPLLQPGGPEAETKRKDSIIPERSGERPKITLLQSSKDRLRRRLKEKDEVAVETTNPQQNKMDKLIEILNSMRNNSSDVDAKLTTFMEEAQNSTNSEEMLGEIVRTIYQKAVSDRSFAFTAAKLCDKMALFMVEGTKFRSLLLNMLQVTGADSCTSLPTRRWLITREKAADSDHS
- the CTIF gene encoding CBP80/20-dependent translation initiation factor isoform X5, yielding MENSSAASASSEAGSSRSQEIEELERFIDSYVLEYQVQGLLADKTEGDGESEKTQSHISQNGSKDTSLDMLGTDIWAANTFDSFSGATWDLQPEKLDFTQFHRKLRHTPKQPLPHIDREGCGKGKLEDGDGINLNDIEKVLPAWQGYHPMPHEVEIAHTKKLFRRRRNDRRRQQRPPGGNKPQQHGDHPPGSAKHNRDHQKSYQGGSVPHPSGRSTHHGYSQNRRWHHSNMKHPPGDKGEAGAHRNAKETVTMESPKLEDALGDAGHSGLEPPCSPDALAPVASERLPLLQPGGPEAETKRKDSIIPERSGERPKITLLQSSKDRLRRRLKEKVPDEVAVETTNPQQNKMDKLIEILNSMRNNSSDVDAKLTTFMEEAQNSTNSEEMLGEIVRTIYQKAVSDRSFAFTAAKLCDKMALFMVEGTKFRSLLLNMLQVTGADSCTSLPTRRWLITREKAADSDHS
- the CTIF gene encoding CBP80/20-dependent translation initiation factor isoform X1, producing MENSSAASASSEAGSSRSQEIEELERFIDSYVLEYQVQGLLADKTEGDGESEKTQSHISQEEAINGGPPMKGLTEEWTADCSYSFPRGRAPLQQNGSKDTSLDMLGTDIWAANTFDSFSGATWDLQPEKLDFTQFHRKLRHTPKQPLPHIDREGCGKGKLEDGDGINLNDIEKVLPAWQGYHPMPHEVEIAHTKKLFRRRRNDRRRQQRPPGGNKPQQHGDHPPGSAKHNRDHQKSYQGGSVPHPSGRSTHHGYSQNRRWHHSNMKHPPGDKGEAGAHRNAKETVTMESPKLEDALGDAGHSGLEPPCSPDALAPVASERLPLLQPGGPEAETKRKDSIIPERSGERPKITLLQSSKDRLRRRLKEKVPDEVAVETTNPQQNKMDKLIEILNSMRNNSSDVDAKLTTFMEEAQNSTNSEEMLGEIVRTIYQKAVSDRSFAFTAAKLCDKMALFMVEGTKFRSLLLNMLQVTGADSCTSLPTRRWLITREKAADSDHS
- the CTIF gene encoding CBP80/20-dependent translation initiation factor isoform X3 codes for the protein MENSSAASASSEAGSSRSQEIEELERFIDSYVLEYQVQGLLADKTEGDGESEKTQSHISQWTADCSYSFPRGRAPLQQNGSKDTSLDMLGTDIWAANTFDSFSGATWDLQPEKLDFTQFHRKLRHTPKQPLPHIDREGCGKGKLEDGDGINLNDIEKVLPAWQGYHPMPHEVEIAHTKKLFRRRRNDRRRQQRPPGGNKPQQHGDHPPGSAKHNRDHQKSYQGGSVPHPSGRSTHHGYSQNRRWHHSNMKHPPGDKGEAGAHRNAKETVTMESPKLEDALGDAGHSGLEPPCSPDALAPVASERLPLLQPGGPEAETKRKDSIIPERSGERPKITLLQSSKDRLRRRLKEKVPDEVAVETTNPQQNKMDKLIEILNSMRNNSSDVDAKLTTFMEEAQNSTNSEEMLGEIVRTIYQKAVSDRSFAFTAAKLCDKMALFMVEGTKFRSLLLNMLQVTGADSCTSLPTRRWLITREKAADSDHS
- the CTIF gene encoding CBP80/20-dependent translation initiation factor isoform X2, giving the protein MENSSAASASSEAGSSRSQEIEELERFIDSYVLEYQVQGLLADKTEGDGESEKTQSHISQEEAINGGPPMKGLTEEWTADCSYSFPRGRAPLQQNGSKDTSLDMLGTDIWAANTFDSFSGATWDLQPEKLDFTQFHRKLRHTPKQPLPHIDREGCGKGKLEDGDGINLNDIEKVLPAWQGYHPMPHEVEIAHTKKLFRRRRNDRRRQQRPPGGNKPQQHGDHPPGSAKHNRDHQKSYQGGSVPHPSGRSTHHGYSQNRRWHHSNMKHPPGDKGEAGAHRNAKETVTMESPKLEDALGDAGHSGLEPPCSPDALAPVASERLPLLQPGGPEAETKRKDSIIPERSGERPKITLLQSSKDRLRRRLKEKDEVAVETTNPQQNKMDKLIEILNSMRNNSSDVDAKLTTFMEEAQNSTNSEEMLGEIVRTIYQKAVSDRSFAFTAAKLCDKMALFMVEGTKFRSLLLNMLQVTGADSCTSLPTRRWLITREKAADSDHS